One genomic window of Coffea eugenioides isolate CCC68of chromosome 1, Ceug_1.0, whole genome shotgun sequence includes the following:
- the LOC113750487 gene encoding protein OCTOPUS-like: MTRNKPEFQAHPPRTRRLSSCHLHPADPATGICASCLRERLCGLDSSADLLEPSSSAAVIPSLGNGDLAGAGPVNCLNKAAAATSSPELRRCRSVFTAKCEASTSFAEPRRRSCDVRARNVKSLAHLFDVDDECSNGSNRESKVESKNITTAAAAEFGEEIKVENAGGNRDPHVAFNGDEEEEKEDDLEEGEVKTMKEHIDLELQSKGQRSKDFKELAGNIREAASVFSKKLQKWKQKQKKKVLYSNDGGTVGGINCEVNGPKGKKLEETQSVAADYAMGRRSCDTEPRFSVDAGRLSVEGGRISIDEPRASWDGYLIARTIPRLAPMLSVVDNAILSGGNRIDHHRVSVDGQMHSIMEDETSSGGSAQSNSDSSSSQRRSSFDRSSSVRSFGKKMAVLDGDYAKASPGRLVITERELKDWHLNSIKDDHKKKFESFSRENSPALEDRSNLGSKKPVRWRRVLNVFGFKQKSCENKFEKPMGDCSPAQACEKQEKEAGEEIKAATHWKLMRSSSIVGARRSCEVIRSSNGMMSLGDDSDWANRSREEFVLGRNHRAAYASSNLDDGVLPFYLTPLRTSRNGKSRRDKLQDSHFVDGSLLRLN; this comes from the coding sequence ATGACTCGTAATAAACCCGAATTTCAAGCCCATCCACCTCGTACCCGCCGCCTTTCCTCATGTCACCTCCACCCGGCTGATCCGGCCACCGGCATTTGCGCTTCTTGCTTACGCGAGCGACTCTGCGGCCTCGACTCTTCCGCTGACCTCCTCGAACCCTCTTCTTCTGCTGCAGTCATCCCGTCTCTCGGCAATGGCGACCTCGCCGGAGCTGGACCAGTTAATTGCCTGAACAAAGCTGCAGCCGCCACGTCGTCTCCGGAGTTGCGCCGTTGTAGGTCTGTTTTTACTGCTAAATGCGAAGCTTCCACCAGCTTCGCCGAGCCCAGGCGCAGGTCCTGCGACGTTAGGGCTCGAAACGTGAAAAGTCTGGCCCATCTGTTTGATGTGGACGATGAATGTAGTAATGGATCTAACAGGGAGTCCAAGGTTGAATCCAAGAACATTACCACGGCTGCTGCTGCTGAGTTCGGAGAAGAAATTAAAGTAGAAAATGCAGGAGGAAACAGGGATCCCCATGTTGCATTCAATGGGGacgaggaggaggagaaggaggATGATTTGGAAGAAGGAGAGGTCAAGACGATGAAAGAACACATAGATCTAGAACTGCAGAGCAAGGGCCAGAGGTCGAAAGATTTTAAGGAATTAGCTGGAAATATAAGGGAGGCAGCTTCTGTTTTCAGCAAGAAATTGCAAAAATGGAAGCAGAAGCAGAAGAAAAAGGTTCTTTATAGCAATGATGGAGGCACTGTTGGTGGGATTAATTGTGAAGTAAATGGTCCAAAAGGGAAGAAATTGGAGGAAACTCAGTCTGTGGCTGCGGATTATGCAATGGGCAGGAGATCTTGTGATACAGAGCCTAGGTTTTCTGTTGATGCTGGGAGATTGTCTGTGGAGGGCGGGCGCATTTCGATTGATGAGCCGAGAGCTTCTTGGGATGGGTATTTGATCGCTAGGACTATTCCCAGGCTTGCTCCGATGTTGTCAGTTGTGGACAATGCGATTTTAAGTGGCGGAAATAGGATTGATCATCATAGAGTATCTGTTGACGGGCAAATGCATTCGATAATGGAAGATGAGACCAGTTCTGGAGGGTCAGCTCAGTCTAATTCGGATTCCTCGTCTTCTCAAAGGCGAAGTAGTTTTGATAGGTCAAGCTCTGTTAGGAGTTTTGGGAAGAAGATGGCGGTATTGGATGGGGATTATGCGAAGGCCTCTCCTGGAAGGCTGGTAATTACGGAGAGGGAATTGAAAGATTGGCATTTGAATTCGATCAAAGATGATCACAAGAAGAAATTTGAATCTTTTTCCAGGGAGAACTCTCCTGCTCTTGAAGATAGAAGTAATTTGGGGTCAAAGAAGCCTGTTAGGTGGCGAAGGGTGTTGAACGTGTTTGGTTTCAAGCAAAAGTCCTGTGAAAACAAGTTTGAAAAACCAATGGGGGATTGTTCACCTGCTCAGGCTTGTGAGAAGCAAGAAAAGGAGGCTGGTGAAGAAATCAAAGCTGCCACTCATTGGAAGCTTATGAGGAGCAGTAGCATTGTTGGTGCAAGACGTTCTTGTGAGGTGATCAGGTCAAGTAATGGTATGATGAGTCTTGGTGATGATTCTGACTGGGCCAACAGGAGCCGGGAAGAATTTGTGCTGGGACGAAATCACAGAGCTGCATATGCTTCAAGCAATTTGGATGATGGTGTTTTACCATTTTATTTGACACCCTTGAGGACCTCCAGGAACGGGAAATCGAGAAGGGACAAGCTGCAAGACTCACATTTTGTTGATGGTAGTCTTTTACGGCTCAACTGA
- the LOC113783566 gene encoding acyl-coenzyme A thioesterase 13 — protein sequence MENARESLQLAKEESDRVSQLTFPPHRPHLDSSFYEYYALRGIRVDRVEPGYVSCTFKVPSRLIDRNGNLASGAVANLVDEMGGALVHVEGLPMNVSVDMSISYLSTAKLDDELEIVSTLLGRKGGYSGTLVIVRNKLTGELIAEGRHSLFGKHASKM from the exons ATGGAGAACGCCAGGGAATCTCTTCAGCTAGCCAAGGAAGAGTCCGACCGCGTATCCCAACTCACCTTCCCTCCTCACCGACCCCATCTCGATTCTAGCTTCTACGAGTATTACGCCCTTCGCGGTATCCGAGTCGACCGAGTCGAACCTGGCTACGTTTCTTGCACTTTCAAAGTCCCTTCTCGCCTCATC GATAGGAATGGAAATTTGGCATCAGGGGCTGTGGCCAACCTAGTGGATGAAATGGGTGGTGCTTTGGTCCACGTGGAAGGACTCCCCATGAATGTTTCAGTGGATATGTCCATTTCTTACCTCTCAACTGCCAAACTTGAT GATGAATTGGAGATTGTCTCGACACTTTTAGGTCGAAAAGGTGGTTATTCTGGAACACTTGTGATCGTGAGGAACAAATTAACAGGAGAGCTTATTGCCGAAGGCCGACATTCACTGTTTGGTAAACATGCAAGCAAAATGTGA
- the LOC113774539 gene encoding calmodulin-binding receptor-like cytoplasmic kinase 2 has product MKTPSPLIIRRCQIRKESPSPRSHTSAISNQTSATNQKSRSTSSFIRAASKRVAGVLAALLFWKREVNSTADQTKANKVKRAVTGLSDSIDDSTGSTSKSSSRTKYSYSRESSNDNIIQIGSLQTSFNEISKATGNFSSANIIGEGAFGTVYKAKLWDGFMVAIKRAKMESFDQRLSAEFKNEILTLSKIEHLNLVRFLGYLEHGNERIIIVEYVSNGTLREHLDGTRGDGLETAERLDIATDVAHAITYLHTYTEPPIIHRDIKASNILLTEKYRAKVADFGFARLAAEDPTATHISTQVKGTAGYLDPEYLKTYQLTEKSDVYSFGVLLVEMMTGRHPIDSNKSTDERVTVRWALRKLKDGEVAVVMDPRLRRNPASNQAVEKVLKLARQCLDPSRRARPSMKRCAEVLWQIRKEFKDISIAHTAAATHHSANVVEGGIRRDWQDLYGIPDTDYYRFYSSKEKKSRTTHDCLEI; this is encoded by the exons ATGAAAACTCCGAGTCCTCTGATCATCCGTCGGTGCCAAATCAGAAAAGAGAGTCCCAGTCCCCGTTCCCACACCAGTGCAATTAGCAATCAGACTTCTGCAACGAATCAGAAGTCTCGATCTACATCCAGCTTCATCAGAGCTGCCAGCAAGAGAGTGGCTGGAGTTCTTGCTGCGCTTCTCTTTTGGAAGAGGGAGGTCAACTCCACCGCTGATCAAACTAAAGCCAACAAAGTAAAACGTGCTGTTACAGGATTGTCCG ATTCAATAGATGATTCTACTGGAAGCACTAGTAAATCTTCATCAAGAACAAAATACTCCTACTCTCGCGAGTCTTCCAATGACAATATTATACAGATTGGTTCACTTCAAACTTCGTTTAATGAGATATCGAAGGCAACTGGCAATTTTTCTTCAGCAAATATAATTGGTGAGGGAGCTTTCGGAACAGTTTACAAGGCGAAGCTTTGGGATGGATTTATGGTCGCCATAAAGCGCGCTAAAATG GAATCTTTTGATCAACGTTTGTCAGCAGAGTTCAAGAATGAAATTTTGACATTATCAAAGATCGAGCACCTAAATTTGGTAAGATTTCTGGGGTACCTGGAGCATGGAAACGAGCGCATAATCATCGTTGAATATGTCAGCAATGGAACCCTTAGAGAGCACTTGGACG GGACGCGGGGAGATGGACTTGAAACTGCAGAACGTTTAGACATTGCAACTGATGTCGCTCATGCAATTACCTATCTCCACACATACACTG AGCCTCCAATTATCCATAGAGATATTAAAGCATCAAACATACTGCTCACGGAAAAATACCGTGCGAAAGTAGCTGACTTTGGATTTGCACGGCTAGCCGCTGAGGATCCTACAGCAACTCACATTTCCACTCAAGTTAAAGGAACAGCTGGCTACTTGGATCCTGAATACCTCAAGACATACCAACTCACTGAAAAAAGTGATGTATATTCGTTTGGCGTATTGCTCGTGGAAATGATGACAGGAAGGCATCCCATTGATTCGAACAAAAGCACAGATGAGAGGGTAACCGTAAGATGG GCTCTGAGGAAATTAAAGGACGGAGAAGTTGCGGTGGTAATGGATCCAAGATTACGAAGAAATCCAGCATCAAACCAGGCTGTTGAAAAGGTACTCAAACTTGCTCGGCAATGCCTTGACCCTTCAAGACGGGCAAGACCATCCATGAAGAGATGTGCTGAGGTATTGTGGCAAATCAGAAAGGAATTCAAGGACATAAGCATTGCTCACACTGCTGCTGCTACTCACCATTCAGCAAATGTCGTCGAGGGGGGTATAAGAAGGGATTGGCAGGACCTATACGGGATTCCAGATACTGATTACTACAGATTTTATTCatccaaggaaaaaaaatcaagaactaCTCATGACTGCTTAgagatttga
- the LOC113778575 gene encoding AT-rich interactive domain-containing protein 2-like: MKPSKELHIQKENDPVPKGWIEYICDDSLRLAIPVGPRFQADLPALPVSLHKNGQHNMHRKSRSSKWLSIKVWPTKGRSLEVSGDVIGKGRPKSCSCVSPGSVECVRQHINAKKIQLQSDLGPAFWQWKFESMGEDVSKLWTLEEQKKFKDVVRIHAKSFGQSLINSALEYLPCQSRETIVNYYLNVHILRRIAKQTRLGSSRIDTDDESEETPPAKGSRKRLQANHVTSSISKYVKTKYLMGRR; this comes from the coding sequence ATGAAGCCCTCAAAGGAACTCCATATCCAGAAGGAGAACGATCCAGTTCCTAAAGGTTGGATAGAGTACATATGTGATGATAGTCTCAGACTCGCAATTCCAGTCGGACCTCGTTTTCAGGCTGATCTGCCAGCTTTGCCTGTTTCCCTACACAAGAATGGTCAGCACAACATGCACAGGAAATCTCGCAGTTCAAAGTGGTTAAGCATCAAGGTATGGCCAACTAAAGGCAGAAGCCTGGAAGTCTCTGGAGATGTGATCGGAAAAGGAAGACCCAAGTCTTGTTCATGTGTATCCCCTGGATCTGTTGAATGCGTTAGACAGCACATCAATGCTAAGAAAATCCAGCTGCAATCTGATCTGGGGCCTGCCTTTTGGCAATGGAAATTTGAAAGCATGGGAGAAGATGTTTCCAAGTTATGGACTTTGGAAGAACAGAAGAAGTTCAAGGATgttgtgagaatacatgccaaATCTTTTGGTCAGAGTTTAATCAATTCCGCCCTTGAGTACTTACCTTGTCAAAGCAGAGAGACAATAGTAAATTACTACTTAAATGTACATATTCTACGGCGAATAGCTAAACAAACCAGGTTGGGCTCTTCAAGGATTGACACAGATGATGAATCGGAAGAGACTCCTCCTGCCAAGGGATCTAGAAAGCGGCTCCAGGCCAATCATGTTACCTCAAGTATTTCCAAATATGTGAAGACCAAATACCTGATGGGTCGAAGATGA
- the LOC113749324 gene encoding probable anion transporter 4, chloroplastic codes for MNSPAALRRPLPVSSPTPIKSPQTPKPSERQLPLTNSSASKLPCKLNHRNWWCKTSTACATEFSSRLRSERILPIRASSSNGSRSISSSSGGEFRQPTAVEFITSERVKVVAMLALALALCNADRVVMSVAIVPLSLSHGWRQSFAGVVQSSFLWGYLISPIAGGTLVDLYGGKVVMAWGVTLWSLATFLTPWAAENSLCALLAMRMLLGIAEGVALPCMNNMIARWFPQTERSRAVGLAMAGFQLGSAIGLTLSPILMSQGGLYGPFVIFGLSGFLWVLVWISATSSTPDKCHQISAYELQYIQNDGNMQSVIKDKSKKSKVIPPFKRLLSKLPTWTLIVANAMHSWGFFVILSWMPIYFKTIYHVDLRQAAWFSAVPWSMMAVAGYFAGVLSDMMIQRGISVTLTRKIMQSIGFIGPGIALVGLTMARSPSNASAWLTLAVGLKAFSHCGFLVNLQEIAPQYSGVLHGISNTAGTFAAIVGTVGAGYFVELVGSFKGFLLLTAFLYFSAALFWNFFATGGRVNFDETL; via the exons ATGAATTCTCCGGCTGCTCTCCGCCGCCCGCTTCCCGTCAGCAGCCCAACCCCGATTAAGAGCCCTCAAACCCCTAAACCTTCGGAAAGGCAACTGCCATTAACTAATTCTAGTGCTTCTAAGCTTCCCTGTAAATTGAACCATCGTAATTGGTGGTGTAAAACCAGCACTGCTTGTGCAACTGAATTTTCTTCTAGACTTCGAAGTGAACGGATTCTACCGATTAGGGCTTCTTCGTCGAATGGTTCTAGGTCGATTTCCAGTAGCAGCGGAGGCGAATTCCGTCAGCCGACTGCGGTGGAGTTTATTACTTCCGAGAGAGTCAAGGTGGTGGCTATGCTGGCTTTAGCTTTGGCACTTTGTAATGCTGACCGAGTCGTCATGTCGGTCGCTATCGTTCCCCTCTCGCTTTCTCATGGCTGGCGTCAATCTTTCGCCGGGGTTGTccag TCATCTTTTCTCTGGGGATACCTAATATCGCCAATAGCTGGAGGAACTTTGGTGGACCTTTACGGGGGCAAAGTTGTCATGGCTTGGGGTGTCACTTTATGGTCATTAGCCACCTTTCTCACCCCCTGGGCTGCAGAAAATTCCTTGTGCGCACTTCTTGCCATGAGGATGTTGCTTGGCATTGCAGAAGGGGTAGCTCTTCCATGCATGAACAACATGATTGCAAG ATGGTTTCCTCAAACAGAACGATCAAGAGCTGTTGGACTTGCAATGGCGGGATTCCAGCTTGGAAGTGCTATTGGACTCACACTTTCTCCCATTCTCATGTCTCAGGGTGGTTTGTATGGTCCatttgttatatttggattGTCTGGGTTTCTCTGGGTTTTGGTCTGGATATCTGCAACCTCAAGCACCCCGGACAAATGCCATCAAATATCAGCATATGAGTTGCAGTACATACAGAATGACGGGAACATGCAATCTGTCATAAAGGATAAATCAAAGAAAAGCAAAGTTATCCCTCCATTTAAGCGCTTGCTTTCTAAGCTACCAACATGGACTCTGATTGTTGCAAATGCAATGCACAGCTGG GGATTTTTCGTTATACTTTCATGGATGCCCATTTATTTCAAGACG ATATATCATGTTGATTTAAGACAAGCAGCATGGTTTAGTGCTGTTCCTTGGAGCATGATGGCCGTGGCAGGTTACTTTGCTGGTGTCTTGTCAGACATGATGATTCAGAGAGGCATAAGTGTGACATTAACCCGCAAAATCATGCAA TCAATTGGTTTTATTGGACCTGGGATAGCTCTTGTTGGTCTAACAATGGCAAGAAGTCCATCCAATGCATCTGCTTGGCTTACTTTAGCAGTTGGGCTAAAAGCATTCAGTCATTGTGGCTTCCTCGTGAACCTCCAG GAGATTGCACCACAGTATTCAGGCGTCCTCCATG GTATATCAAATACTGCTGGTACATTTGCTGCTATAGTTGGAACGGTTGGTGCCGGCTACTTCGTGGAATTAGTGGGTTCTTTTAAGGGATTCTTGTTGCTTACAGCTTTTCTCTATTTCTCGGCTGCTCTCTTTTGGAACTTTTTCGCCACAGGGGGGAGAGTCAATTTTGATGAAACTCTTTAG